The sequence CACCAGCAGGCCCGAGGCCACGACCAGCACGAGCGACAAGGCGATCTCCGCCCCGACGAGAGTCCGGTTGAGCCGCGAACGCTCTCGGGTCGCCGCGCTCGAGCGGGATTTCAGCCCCGATGCACCCCGGCTCAGACGAAGAACCGGGACCCATCCGAACACGAGGCTCGTCACGAGCGCGAGAAGAAGCGCGAAGACGACTACCTGGAAATCCACCGCAATCGCATCGGCGCGCGGGACGCCGGGAGGGACGAGGCGTGCGAGAAAGGGCGAACTCAGCCACGCGAGTGCGAGACCGGAAAGGCTCCCCGCGGTCGCGAGAACCAGGTTCTCGGTCGCGAGCTGCCTCGCGATCCTGGTTCGGCTCGCCCCGAGTGCCAGGCGAACGAGCATCTCCCGCTCTCTTCCGGGGCCCCGAGCGAGAAGAAGGTTGGCCACGTTGAAACAGCACAAGAGTAGCACCAGCGCGACCGCGCCAAGGAGCGAGAAGAGCGTCGGTTCGATGCCCTCCACCAGGACCTCGCGGAGCGGCGCCAATCGATATCCTTTCACTTTGTCGATATAGCTGGGAATTGGAGTGATGCCCCTGGCGATCGTTTCGAGCTCGGCCCGCGCCGTGTCGACATCGACTCCCGGCTTGAGGCGGCCGACGATGCCAAGATTGGCAATATGAGAATACTCGTCCTCGTCGTCGGGATTGATCTCGAGAACGGTCCATACGTCGACGACCTTTCCGAAGGGACGAAACCGCGGAGGGGCAACCCCCACCACAGTGTGCTCTCCCCCTTCGAAGCCACTGAGCTCGATGCGCTCTCCCAGGACGTCGTCGTTTCCGCCGAGCTTGTTCTGCCACAGCTCGTAGCTCACGATGGCGACGCGCTCGGAGCCGGGGAAGCTATCGAACATCGCGAAGTCTCGTCCGAGCACGGGACGACGCGCGAAACCGGGGAAATGCTCGGGCGAGACGAGCAGACCCCGCACGACCTCGGGTGACGTCCCGCCCGTCAGAGTGAACTGGTAACTGGCGAACGCCGAGATCGATTCGAAAGACTCGGTTCGTGAGCGATAGATGTCGAACGCCTCGCGCGTGAATCGGTGCTCGGGCCAGATTTGGAGGAGGCGTGATTCGTCGGGATGTCCGAGGGGGCGGAGCACGATGTGAGACACGACGCTGTAGATGGCCGCGTTCGCACCAACCCCCAGCGCCAGAGTCACCAACACCGCCAGGGTGAAGCCAGGAGTCCGGATGAGCGTCCGTCCCGCATAAACGATGTCCTGAGTCATGGAGAAAACCCTTTCTCGAAGTCGGGTTCGCCCGACGATTCGCCGCCGCCCCGCCAGACGCCAGGCGAAGCTCAGCACCTGGCGCCAGTACCAGAGCTTCGCGGCGGGGGCCCCCGTCGTGCTGAGTCGATAGCCGAAGAGCTCGCGGAGATCCTCACGGATCTCGGTTCTCTCGAGTGGAGGGACGACGGCTTCGAGGAGCCATTCGGCCATTCGTGGGGGTTGCCCGGCGCCGTGTTTCATTTTCGCTCCAGAAGCGGCTCGATGCCTTCCCAGAGACGGTGAAAGCTGAGACGGGACTCGCGCAACCGTTCGAGAGCCGCCGGGCGAAGCTTGAAATAGCGGCGGTTCCGATCCCCCTTGCCCGCAGCAGATAGGCGAGAAGCGAGAAACCCCTTCTTCTCGAGGCGCCTGAGCGCGATATA is a genomic window of Vicinamibacteria bacterium containing:
- a CDS encoding helix-turn-helix transcriptional regulator, with product SLMTRRESLGEFEHGVLLSILRLGGEAYSVPIVLELEERTGREVAPAAVYIALRRLEKKGFLASRLSAAGKGDRNRRYFKLRPAALERLRESRLSFHRLWEGIEPLLERK
- a CDS encoding ADOP family duplicated permease, which produces MKHGAGQPPRMAEWLLEAVVPPLERTEIREDLRELFGYRLSTTGAPAAKLWYWRQVLSFAWRLAGRRRIVGRTRLRERVFSMTQDIVYAGRTLIRTPGFTLAVLVTLALGVGANAAIYSVVSHIVLRPLGHPDESRLLQIWPEHRFTREAFDIYRSRTESFESISAFASYQFTLTGGTSPEVVRGLLVSPEHFPGFARRPVLGRDFAMFDSFPGSERVAIVSYELWQNKLGGNDDVLGERIELSGFEGGEHTVVGVAPPRFRPFGKVVDVWTVLEINPDDEDEYSHIANLGIVGRLKPGVDVDTARAELETIARGITPIPSYIDKVKGYRLAPLREVLVEGIEPTLFSLLGAVALVLLLCCFNVANLLLARGPGREREMLVRLALGASRTRIARQLATENLVLATAGSLSGLALAWLSSPFLARLVPPGVPRADAIAVDFQVVVFALLLALVTSLVFGWVPVLRLSRGASGLKSRSSAATRERSRLNRTLVGAEIALSLVLVVASGLLVKSFWRLQQVETGFAADGVVSMKLLPSTLRYADEENLHQYYDRVLEALRTAPGVVSAGAIQILPMTSPFMAVGYSPTGAPVPAGVEPPSVSYRIVTPEYRGTLGIPLLRGRDLTDDDRRGTEKVGLVNDSFAREVWPSQDPVGKQVRFDDGNAWFTVVGVVADVHQHRLDRLPQGEVYVPYAQDSWPSAMSVVVRTMGDLDASIPVLREAIWEVDSDVPIRDIRPMREVVWESMTEARVRTLVFSGFAALAFLLSAVGVYGVISYTVSERTRDIGIRMALGATARRVLTEVLSSGMRPVVAGILLGTLVSLLATRLLTSFLFQVEPTDASVFLLVAVSLSTVAALSAYLPARRASRVDPSRSLNVEA